One part of the Mycolicibacterium aromaticivorans JS19b1 = JCM 16368 genome encodes these proteins:
- a CDS encoding GOLPH3/VPS74 family protein, with translation MARIAEDLLLLLLDNAAAQPAVEQARLQRLLAAAVLLDLAYDCRVRPAIPGEPVPPDHLVLLMGPPPLDPVARPALALLQQAPITAGAAIAKLRKQIEDLVIDQLLRTGQIHQISLSQNRFRRNTYAWPLAGRARVDRARSALLATLFDGNRPDPATATIISLLHTVGALGAVLSLNDRGWHWVFDRASEIASGTWVDDANMAEVNLAVTTAAVRSALV, from the coding sequence GTGGCGCGCATCGCCGAAGACCTTCTTCTGCTGCTGCTCGACAATGCCGCGGCACAGCCGGCCGTGGAGCAGGCCCGGCTGCAACGGCTGCTGGCCGCCGCAGTGCTGCTGGACCTCGCCTACGACTGCCGCGTCCGGCCTGCGATACCAGGCGAACCTGTCCCGCCCGACCATCTCGTGTTGTTGATGGGGCCGCCACCGCTGGATCCTGTTGCGCGGCCGGCGCTGGCCCTGCTCCAGCAAGCACCGATCACCGCCGGCGCGGCGATCGCAAAGCTGCGCAAGCAGATCGAGGACCTCGTCATCGACCAGCTGCTACGCACCGGCCAGATTCATCAGATTTCCCTGTCGCAGAACAGGTTTCGCAGAAACACCTATGCCTGGCCGCTGGCCGGCCGGGCGCGGGTGGATCGGGCCCGGTCCGCTCTACTGGCCACCCTGTTCGACGGCAACCGCCCCGACCCGGCCACGGCGACGATCATCTCGCTGCTCCATACCGTCGGCGCACTGGGCGCAGTACTGAGCCTGAACGACCGCGGCTGGCACTGGGTCTTCGATCGAGCCAGCGAAATCGCCAGCGGCACATGGGTTGACGACGCGAACATGGCGGAAGTCAATCTGGCGGTGACCACCGCCGCGGTGCGGTCGGCGCTAGTTTAG
- the coaA gene encoding type I pantothenate kinase has protein sequence MARLSEPSPYVEFDRSQWRSLRMSTPLKLTEDELVGLRGLGEQIDLLEVEEVYLPLARLIHLQVAARQRLFAATSEFLGEPQQNPDRPVPFIIGVAGSVAVGKSTTARVLQALLARWEHHPRVDLVTTDGFLYPNAELNRRNLMHRKGFPESYNRRALMRFVTTVKSGADQVCAPVYSHLIYDIVPGEKHVVTHPDILILEGLNVLQTGPTLMVSDLFDFSVYVDARIEDIEKWYVDRFLAMRAGAFANPASHFHHYAGLTDAQAVAAAREIWSSINRPNLIENILPTRPRATLVLRKDADHAINRLRLRKL, from the coding sequence ATGGCGCGGCTGAGCGAACCCAGCCCTTACGTCGAGTTCGACCGGAGTCAATGGCGTTCCCTGCGCATGTCGACCCCGTTGAAGCTCACGGAGGACGAACTGGTTGGGCTGCGCGGCCTGGGCGAGCAGATCGACCTTCTCGAGGTCGAAGAGGTCTACCTTCCGCTGGCCCGTCTCATCCACCTGCAGGTGGCCGCTCGTCAGCGACTGTTCGCCGCCACCTCCGAGTTCCTCGGTGAGCCGCAGCAGAACCCGGACCGGCCGGTGCCGTTCATCATCGGTGTGGCGGGCAGCGTGGCCGTCGGCAAGTCGACCACCGCCCGCGTGCTGCAGGCGCTGCTGGCCCGCTGGGAGCACCACCCCCGAGTCGACCTGGTCACCACCGACGGCTTCCTGTATCCGAACGCCGAGCTGAACCGGCGAAACCTGATGCATCGCAAGGGATTTCCGGAGAGTTATAACCGTCGCGCATTGATGCGGTTCGTGACGACGGTGAAGTCCGGCGCCGATCAGGTGTGCGCCCCGGTGTACTCACACCTGATCTACGACATCGTCCCGGGCGAGAAGCACGTCGTCACCCACCCGGACATTCTGATCCTCGAAGGACTCAACGTCCTGCAGACGGGTCCGACCCTGATGGTGTCTGATCTGTTCGACTTCTCGGTGTACGTCGACGCCCGTATCGAGGACATTGAGAAGTGGTACGTCGACCGGTTCTTGGCGATGCGGGCGGGCGCGTTCGCGAACCCGGCCTCGCACTTCCACCACTACGCGGGGCTGACCGACGCCCAGGCCGTCGCCGCGGCCCGCGAAATCTGGAGTTCGATCAACCGACCCAACCTGATCGAGAACATCCTGCCGACCCGCCCACGCGCAACGCTGGTGCTGCGCAAGGACGCCGATCATGCGATCAACCGGTTGCGCCTGCGCAAGCTCTAG
- a CDS encoding DUF4307 domain-containing protein — protein MTDSPPPLLQERYGRTRLPATTRRRVAFALGVLVLAAGLVLALIAYQRFEGNDVEGSIAAYQVTDDHTVSVTISVTRKDPSRPVHCIVRVRSHDGDETGRREILVPPSQAATVQVTTFVKSYKRPFVGDIYGCGTDVPGYLVAP, from the coding sequence ATGACCGACAGTCCCCCGCCGCTCCTGCAGGAGCGCTACGGACGTACCCGCCTGCCGGCGACCACCCGGCGCCGGGTGGCGTTCGCGCTGGGTGTGCTGGTGTTGGCCGCCGGTCTGGTGCTTGCCCTGATCGCTTACCAGCGGTTCGAAGGCAACGACGTCGAGGGCTCGATCGCGGCCTATCAAGTCACCGACGACCACACCGTCTCGGTCACGATCAGCGTGACCCGAAAGGACCCTTCCCGGCCCGTGCATTGCATTGTCCGAGTTCGTTCTCATGACGGCGACGAGACCGGCAGGCGCGAAATTCTGGTGCCTCCGTCGCAAGCGGCAACCGTGCAGGTCACCACATTTGTGAAGTCATACAAACGGCCATTCGTCGGCGATATTTACGGCTGCGGAACTGACGTTCCCGGCTACCTCGTCGCGCCCTGA
- a CDS encoding nuclear transport factor 2 family protein — MSDALDLEALVNRYLSTVAAGKAADVAALYAEDATLEDPVGCGEVHIGRQAIEGFYKNVEGAEVKSELLSFRAGGTEAAFMFALTVAGAMRIEVIEVMAFNSDGEITSMKAYWGPENVTQL; from the coding sequence ATGAGCGATGCCCTCGATCTCGAAGCCCTGGTCAACCGTTACCTGAGCACCGTCGCCGCGGGCAAAGCGGCCGACGTCGCGGCGCTGTACGCGGAGGACGCCACGCTGGAGGATCCGGTCGGCTGCGGCGAAGTCCACATCGGCCGGCAGGCGATCGAGGGCTTTTACAAGAACGTCGAAGGCGCCGAGGTGAAATCGGAGCTGCTGTCGTTCCGCGCCGGTGGTACCGAGGCGGCGTTCATGTTCGCCCTCACGGTCGCGGGCGCCATGCGGATCGAGGTCATCGAGGTGATGGCGTTCAACAGCGACGGCGAGATCACGTCGATGAAGGCCTACTGGGGCCCGGAGAACGTCACTCAGCTCTAA
- a CDS encoding cystathionine gamma-synthase yields the protein MSEQRSAADRHRAQGFATRAIHAGYRPDPATGAVNAPIYASSTFAQDGVGGLRGGFEYARTGNPTRAALESVLAAVEDGTFGRAFSSGMAATDCALRAVLRPGDHVVIPDDAYGGTFRLIDKVFTQWGVQHTPVALSDLDAVRAAITATTKLIWVETPTNPLLSIADVAAIAQIAAFGGQKVLVDNTFASPALQQPLNLGADIVLHSTTKYIGGHSDVVGGALVTNDEELDTKFAFLQNGAGAVPGPFDAYLTMRGLKTLELRMQRHSANAAKVAEFLTEHDAVSQVLYPGLPSHPGHEVAARQMRGFGGMVSVRMRDGIEAARRLCSRTEVFILAESLGGVESLIEHPGAMTHASTAGSQLEVPDDLVRLSVGIEDPADLLADLEQALN from the coding sequence ATGAGTGAGCAACGAAGTGCCGCCGACCGGCACCGGGCCCAGGGGTTCGCGACCAGGGCCATCCATGCCGGATACCGTCCCGATCCCGCGACCGGTGCGGTCAACGCGCCGATCTATGCCAGCAGCACCTTCGCGCAGGACGGCGTCGGCGGCCTGCGTGGTGGCTTCGAGTACGCCCGCACGGGCAACCCGACCCGGGCCGCGCTGGAGTCAGTGCTCGCAGCGGTGGAAGACGGCACCTTCGGGCGCGCGTTCAGTTCGGGCATGGCCGCCACCGATTGCGCGCTGCGGGCGGTGTTACGCCCGGGCGATCACGTAGTCATCCCCGACGACGCCTACGGCGGCACCTTCCGGCTGATCGACAAGGTGTTCACCCAGTGGGGGGTTCAACACACGCCCGTGGCGTTGTCCGACCTCGACGCGGTGCGCGCGGCGATCACCGCCACCACCAAACTGATCTGGGTGGAGACACCCACCAATCCGCTGCTGTCGATCGCCGACGTTGCCGCGATCGCCCAGATCGCTGCGTTCGGCGGCCAGAAGGTGTTGGTCGACAACACCTTCGCCTCGCCGGCGCTGCAGCAGCCGCTGAACCTCGGCGCCGACATCGTGCTGCATTCGACGACGAAATACATCGGCGGGCACTCCGATGTGGTCGGGGGCGCGCTGGTCACCAATGACGAGGAACTGGACACCAAGTTCGCGTTTCTGCAGAACGGTGCGGGCGCGGTACCCGGCCCGTTCGACGCGTATCTGACGATGCGCGGTCTGAAGACCCTGGAGCTGCGGATGCAGCGGCACAGCGCGAACGCCGCGAAGGTGGCCGAATTCCTGACTGAGCATGACGCGGTGAGCCAGGTGCTGTATCCGGGCCTGCCCTCGCATCCCGGGCATGAGGTTGCAGCGCGGCAGATGAGGGGATTCGGCGGCATGGTGTCGGTTCGGATGCGCGACGGCATCGAAGCCGCACGCCGGTTGTGTTCGCGCACCGAAGTTTTCATCCTCGCCGAGTCGCTGGGCGGGGTTGAGTCGCTGATCGAACACCCCGGCGCAATGACGCACGCGTCGACCGCCGGATCGCAGCTCGAGGTGCCCGACGACCTGGTTCGCCTTTCGGTCGGAATTGAAGACCCGGCGGATCTGCTCGCCGACCTCGAGCAAGCCCTAAACTAG
- a CDS encoding glycine hydroxymethyltransferase — protein sequence MTADSTISTHVPAPGADYAATASEAYRAALAVIESVEPRIADATRKELADQRDSLKLIASENYASPAVLLTMGTWFSDKYAEGTVGHRFYAACQNVDTVESLAAEHARELFGAPYAYVQPHSGIDANLVAFWAILATRIEAPALTDSGVKHINDLSEAEWERLRARLGSQRLLGMSLDAGGHLTHGFRPNISGKMFHQRSYGTDHETGLIDYDAVRAAAKEFKPLILVAGYSAYPRRVNFATMREIADEVGATLMVDMAHFAGLVAGKVFTGDEDPVPHAHVTTTTTHKSLRGPRGGLVLATEEFAPAVDKGCPMVLGGPLSHVMAAKAVALAEARQPSFQAYAQRIADNAKAFAEGLLKRGATLVTGGTDNHLVLLDVQSYGLTGRQAESALLDSGVVTNRNAIPSDPNGAWYTSGIRFGTPALTTRGFGPQEFDRVAELVVEVLSNTTAEGTSKAKYKLADGTADRVHAAAAEMLAANPLYPGLTL from the coding sequence ATGACCGCAGACTCGACGATTTCGACGCACGTCCCCGCCCCGGGCGCCGACTACGCCGCCACCGCCAGTGAGGCCTACCGGGCGGCTCTGGCGGTCATCGAGTCCGTCGAGCCGCGGATTGCCGATGCGACCCGCAAAGAGCTTGCCGATCAACGGGATTCGCTCAAACTGATCGCCAGCGAGAACTACGCCTCACCCGCGGTGCTGCTGACCATGGGCACCTGGTTCTCGGACAAGTACGCCGAGGGCACCGTCGGGCACCGGTTCTACGCCGCCTGCCAGAACGTCGACACCGTCGAGTCGCTGGCCGCCGAGCATGCGCGCGAACTCTTCGGCGCCCCCTATGCCTACGTTCAGCCGCACTCGGGCATCGACGCCAACCTGGTCGCGTTCTGGGCCATCCTGGCCACCCGGATCGAGGCGCCCGCGCTGACTGATTCGGGGGTCAAGCACATCAACGACCTCTCCGAGGCCGAGTGGGAGCGGCTGCGCGCGCGGCTGGGCAGCCAGCGGCTGCTGGGCATGTCGCTCGACGCGGGCGGTCACCTCACCCACGGCTTCCGGCCCAACATCTCCGGCAAGATGTTCCACCAGCGCAGCTACGGCACCGATCACGAGACCGGCCTGATCGACTACGACGCCGTCCGTGCCGCCGCCAAGGAGTTCAAGCCGCTGATCCTGGTCGCGGGCTATTCGGCATACCCGCGCCGGGTCAACTTCGCCACGATGCGCGAGATCGCCGACGAGGTCGGCGCCACCCTGATGGTCGACATGGCGCACTTCGCCGGGCTGGTCGCAGGCAAGGTCTTCACCGGTGACGAGGACCCGGTGCCGCACGCACACGTCACCACAACGACCACGCACAAGTCGCTGCGCGGCCCGCGCGGCGGGCTGGTCTTGGCCACCGAGGAGTTCGCGCCCGCCGTCGACAAGGGTTGCCCGATGGTGCTGGGTGGACCGCTGTCGCACGTCATGGCGGCCAAGGCGGTGGCGCTTGCCGAGGCGCGCCAGCCGTCGTTCCAGGCCTATGCCCAGCGGATCGCCGACAACGCCAAAGCCTTCGCCGAGGGTCTGCTCAAGCGCGGCGCCACCCTGGTCACCGGTGGCACCGACAATCATCTGGTATTGCTCGACGTCCAGTCCTACGGGCTGACCGGCCGCCAGGCCGAGTCCGCGCTGCTGGATTCCGGTGTGGTCACCAACCGCAACGCGATCCCGTCGGACCCGAACGGCGCCTGGTACACCAGCGGCATCCGGTTCGGTACGCCGGCGCTGACCACCCGCGGGTTCGGTCCCCAGGAGTTCGACCGGGTCGCCGAGCTGGTGGTCGAGGTGTTGTCCAACACAACAGCCGAGGGCACCTCGAAAGCCAAGTACAAGCTGGCCGACGGGACCGCCGATCGGGTGCATGCTGCCGCCGCCGAAATGCTGGCGGCCAATCCGCTGTACCCGGGTCTGACTCTCTAG
- a CDS encoding thioredoxin domain-containing protein produces MSPAANTLGSATSPYLRQHADNPVHWQQWTPEALAEAARRDVPILLSVGYAACHWCHVMAHESFESEDVAAVANAQFVCIKVDREERPDLDAVYMNATVAMTGQGGWPMTCFLTPDGRPFFCGTYYPKQQFLQLLDAVSDTWQTRRDEVEEASDQVAGELRRMTTGLPDGGPEIEPALCDHAVLVVLRDEDVERGGFGRAPKFPPSALLEALLRAHERTGSPLPLDAVVRAGTAMARGGIYDQLAGGFARYSVDADWVVPHFEKMLYDNALLLRAYAHWGRRTDDPLAFRIAAETAGFLLNDLAAGGMFISALDADAAGVEGSTYVWTLAQLREVLGDDDGPWAASLFAVTDVGTFEHGSSVLQLPADPDDAVRFERVRALLLASRSTRVQPARDDKIVTAWNGLAITALAEASVALDVPPLLTAASRCARALLDLHIVDGRLRRASLGGVVGDSAGILEDHAALATGLLTLYQLTGEAAWLASATDVLDIALRHFADPDRPGRWFDTADDAERLMVRPADALDNATPSGASLIAEALLIAAHLADADGAARYGQAAETTLSAHSALLARAPRSAGHWLAVAEAAVRGPLQVAVASDAPDSELLSAARRLAPGGTIVVGGPVDSSPLLAGRDRIGGNDAAYVCRGRTCDLPVTGARELADALGVSV; encoded by the coding sequence ATGAGCCCAGCGGCTAACACCCTCGGCAGCGCGACCAGCCCCTATCTGCGTCAGCATGCCGACAACCCGGTCCACTGGCAGCAGTGGACCCCCGAGGCACTGGCCGAGGCCGCCCGCCGGGATGTGCCGATCTTGCTGTCGGTCGGGTATGCGGCCTGCCACTGGTGCCATGTGATGGCCCACGAATCCTTCGAGTCCGAGGACGTCGCGGCGGTGGCGAATGCACAGTTCGTCTGTATCAAGGTCGACCGCGAGGAGCGGCCGGACCTCGACGCGGTGTACATGAACGCGACGGTGGCGATGACCGGCCAGGGCGGCTGGCCGATGACCTGCTTCCTGACCCCCGACGGCCGGCCGTTCTTCTGCGGCACCTACTACCCGAAGCAGCAGTTCCTGCAGCTGTTGGACGCGGTGTCCGACACCTGGCAGACGCGCCGCGACGAGGTCGAGGAGGCGTCCGATCAGGTGGCGGGGGAGCTGCGGCGAATGACCACCGGCCTGCCCGACGGCGGGCCGGAGATCGAGCCTGCATTGTGCGACCACGCCGTCCTGGTGGTCCTGCGCGACGAGGACGTCGAACGTGGCGGCTTCGGCCGGGCCCCCAAGTTCCCGCCGTCGGCGTTGTTGGAGGCGCTGCTGCGGGCCCATGAGCGCACCGGCTCGCCGCTGCCCCTGGACGCTGTGGTCCGGGCCGGCACCGCGATGGCCCGCGGCGGCATCTACGACCAGCTGGCCGGCGGCTTCGCGCGCTACAGCGTCGACGCCGACTGGGTGGTGCCGCACTTCGAGAAGATGCTCTACGACAACGCCTTACTGCTGCGGGCGTACGCGCACTGGGGCAGGCGCACGGATGACCCGCTGGCCTTCCGGATCGCGGCCGAGACCGCCGGGTTCCTGCTGAACGATCTCGCCGCCGGCGGCATGTTCATCTCTGCGCTGGACGCCGACGCCGCGGGTGTCGAAGGCTCGACGTATGTGTGGACGCTCGCGCAGTTGCGCGAGGTGCTCGGTGACGACGACGGCCCCTGGGCGGCAAGCCTTTTCGCGGTCACCGACGTGGGCACCTTCGAGCACGGGTCGTCGGTGCTGCAGCTGCCCGCCGATCCCGACGACGCCGTACGTTTCGAGCGGGTCCGCGCGTTGCTCCTGGCCTCCCGTTCGACGCGGGTGCAGCCCGCGCGCGACGACAAGATCGTCACCGCATGGAACGGCTTGGCCATCACCGCACTTGCCGAAGCCAGTGTGGCCCTTGATGTTCCACCGTTGCTGACAGCAGCGTCGCGGTGTGCGCGGGCGCTGCTGGACCTGCACATCGTCGACGGCAGGCTGCGGCGGGCGAGCCTCGGCGGAGTGGTGGGCGACAGTGCGGGCATCCTCGAGGATCACGCCGCGCTGGCCACCGGGTTGCTGACGCTCTACCAGCTCACCGGTGAAGCGGCGTGGCTGGCGAGCGCCACCGATGTGCTCGACATCGCGCTGCGACACTTCGCCGATCCGGATCGTCCGGGCCGCTGGTTCGACACCGCGGATGACGCCGAGCGACTGATGGTCCGTCCCGCCGACGCGTTGGACAACGCGACGCCCTCGGGTGCCTCGCTGATCGCCGAGGCGCTGCTGATCGCCGCGCATCTGGCCGACGCCGACGGCGCGGCGCGCTACGGACAGGCCGCCGAGACAACCTTGTCGGCGCATTCGGCGCTCTTGGCCCGTGCGCCGAGGTCGGCCGGTCACTGGCTGGCCGTCGCCGAGGCGGCCGTGCGCGGTCCACTGCAGGTTGCTGTCGCCAGCGACGCACCCGACTCTGAATTGCTTTCCGCAGCAAGGCGATTGGCGCCCGGCGGCACCATCGTCGTCGGCGGTCCAGTCGACTCATCGCCGCTGCTGGCAGGCCGCGACCGGATCGGTGGAAACGACGCTGCCTATGTGTGCCGCGGCCGGACGTGTGACTTGCCGGTGACAGGAGCCAGGGAACTCGCCGACGCGCTGGGTGTGTCCGTGTAG
- a CDS encoding (2Z,6E)-farnesyl diphosphate synthase — MEIIPPRLKDPAYRLYEMRLRQELARSKSQLPRHIAVLCDGNRRWARDAGHDDVAYGYRMGAAKIAEMLRWCAESGIEMATVYLLSTENLQRDPQELSELIEIITDVVEQICAPANRWSVRTVGDLELLGEEPARRLRDAVDSTAPLASTAAFHVNVAVGYGGRQEIVDAVRALLSKQLANGASPEQLIESVTIDGISENLYTSGQPDPDLVIRTSGEQRLSGFLLWQSAYSEMWFTEAHWPAFRRVDFLRALRAYSRRHRRFGM, encoded by the coding sequence GTGGAGATCATTCCCCCGCGCCTCAAGGACCCGGCCTACCGGCTCTATGAGATGCGGCTGCGCCAGGAGCTGGCGCGCTCCAAGTCCCAGCTACCCCGCCATATCGCCGTGCTGTGCGACGGCAACCGACGCTGGGCCCGTGATGCTGGTCACGACGATGTCGCCTACGGCTATCGGATGGGCGCGGCCAAGATCGCCGAAATGCTGCGCTGGTGCGCGGAATCCGGCATCGAGATGGCCACGGTCTACCTGTTGTCCACCGAGAATTTGCAGCGCGATCCGCAGGAATTGTCGGAGCTGATCGAGATCATCACCGACGTCGTGGAGCAGATCTGTGCACCGGCCAACCGCTGGAGTGTGCGGACCGTCGGCGATCTGGAACTGCTCGGCGAGGAGCCGGCGCGACGGCTGCGCGACGCCGTGGACAGCACCGCGCCGCTGGCGTCGACGGCGGCATTCCACGTCAACGTCGCGGTCGGGTACGGCGGTCGGCAGGAGATCGTCGACGCTGTGCGTGCGCTGCTGAGCAAGCAGCTGGCCAACGGCGCGAGCCCGGAACAGCTGATCGAGTCCGTCACAATCGACGGCATCTCGGAGAACCTGTACACCTCGGGGCAGCCCGACCCCGATCTGGTGATCAGGACGTCGGGGGAACAGCGGCTGTCCGGTTTCCTGCTGTGGCAGAGCGCCTATTCGGAGATGTGGTTCACCGAAGCGCACTGGCCGGCGTTCCGTCGGGTGGACTTCCTGCGCGCATTGCGCGCCTACAGCCGCAGACATCGTCGATTCGGTATGTGA
- the greA gene encoding transcription elongation factor GreA, with amino-acid sequence MTDTQVTWLTQESYDRLKTELDQLIANRPVIAAEINDRREEGDLRENGGYHAAREEQGQQEARIRQLQELLNTAKVGEAPKQSGVALPGSVVKVYYDGDESDTETFLIATRQEGIDHDKLEVYSPNSPLGGALLNAKVGDTREYAVPSGKTVKVTLISAEPYHS; translated from the coding sequence ATGACCGATACCCAGGTGACCTGGCTGACCCAGGAGTCGTACGACCGCCTCAAGACCGAGCTGGATCAGTTGATCGCCAACCGTCCGGTCATCGCTGCCGAGATCAACGACCGTCGCGAAGAGGGCGACCTGCGCGAGAACGGCGGCTACCACGCCGCGCGCGAAGAGCAGGGCCAGCAGGAGGCCCGCATTCGCCAGCTGCAGGAGCTGCTGAACACCGCCAAGGTGGGCGAGGCGCCCAAGCAGTCCGGCGTCGCGCTGCCCGGCTCGGTGGTCAAGGTCTACTACGACGGCGACGAGTCCGACACCGAGACCTTCCTCATCGCCACCCGCCAGGAAGGCATCGACCACGACAAGCTCGAGGTCTACTCGCCGAACTCTCCGTTGGGCGGCGCGCTGCTCAACGCCAAGGTCGGCGACACCCGCGAATACGCTGTGCCGAGCGGCAAGACCGTGAAGGTCACGCTGATCAGCGCCGAGCCCTACCACTCGTAA
- the trhA gene encoding PAQR family membrane homeostasis protein TrhA, whose protein sequence is MTAGVDTTDPRRSTSSDAEDFPEAVVDAAVEFFGKPRLRGWIHVYAAVIAAIAGAALVSVSWSAESTRAGISTLIYTLTIVAMFTVSGTYHRVNWTSPSARKWMKRLDHSMIFIFIAGSYTPFAMLALPEKSGAILLTIVWSGALAGVLLKCFWPSAPRWVGVPLYLLLGWVAVWFIVPIMNGAGIAAMVLLVVGGLLYSVGGVLYALKWPNPWPTMFGHHEFFHACTAVAAICHYIAMWFAVF, encoded by the coding sequence ATGACCGCAGGCGTCGACACCACCGATCCCCGCCGATCCACGTCGTCCGACGCGGAGGACTTCCCCGAGGCCGTCGTCGACGCCGCTGTCGAGTTCTTCGGAAAACCACGGCTGCGAGGCTGGATTCACGTCTATGCCGCCGTCATCGCGGCGATCGCCGGTGCTGCCCTGGTGTCGGTGTCGTGGTCGGCGGAATCGACCAGGGCAGGCATCTCGACGCTGATCTACACGCTGACGATCGTGGCGATGTTCACCGTCAGCGGCACCTATCACCGGGTGAACTGGACGTCGCCGAGCGCACGCAAGTGGATGAAGCGGCTCGACCACTCGATGATCTTCATCTTCATCGCAGGCAGCTACACGCCGTTCGCCATGTTGGCGCTGCCCGAGAAGAGCGGCGCGATCCTGCTGACGATCGTGTGGAGCGGCGCGCTGGCCGGTGTGCTCCTGAAGTGCTTCTGGCCGTCGGCACCGCGGTGGGTAGGCGTCCCGCTCTATTTGCTGCTGGGCTGGGTGGCGGTGTGGTTCATCGTCCCGATCATGAACGGCGCCGGGATCGCCGCGATGGTGCTGCTGGTCGTCGGCGGGTTGTTGTACAGCGTGGGCGGGGTGCTCTACGCGCTGAAGTGGCCCAACCCGTGGCCGACGATGTTCGGGCACCACGAGTTCTTCCACGCCTGCACCGCGGTCGCGGCGATTTGCCACTACATCGCGATGTGGTTCGCGGTCTTCTAG
- the mca gene encoding mycothiol conjugate amidase Mca: MTELRLMAVHAHPDDESSKGAATVARYAAEGHRVMVVTLTGGERGDILNPAMDLPEVRGRIADIRRDEMARAAEILGVEHHWLGFEDSGLPEGDPPPPLPDGCFALVPLEQPVGELVKLIREFRPHVMTTYDENGGYPHPDHIRCHEVSVAAYEAAADYRLYPDAGEPWAVSKLYYNHGFLRARLQLLQDEFAKHGQEGPFASWLAKWDPEIDIFAGRVTTRVLCSEYFNQRDEALKAHATQIDPDGFFFATPIEWQQRLWPTEEFELARSRVPAKLPEDDLFTGIEVFE; the protein is encoded by the coding sequence GTGACCGAACTGCGGCTGATGGCTGTGCACGCCCATCCGGACGACGAGTCCAGTAAGGGCGCGGCGACTGTCGCCCGGTACGCCGCCGAAGGGCACCGGGTCATGGTGGTGACTCTGACCGGCGGCGAACGTGGCGACATTCTGAACCCGGCGATGGACCTGCCCGAGGTGCGTGGCCGCATCGCCGACATCCGGCGTGACGAGATGGCCCGCGCCGCCGAGATCCTCGGGGTCGAACACCACTGGCTGGGATTCGAGGACTCCGGGCTGCCGGAGGGCGATCCGCCGCCGCCGCTGCCCGACGGCTGCTTTGCGTTGGTGCCGCTGGAGCAGCCGGTCGGTGAATTGGTGAAGCTGATCCGCGAATTCCGTCCGCACGTGATGACCACCTACGACGAGAACGGTGGCTATCCGCATCCGGATCACATTCGCTGCCACGAGGTTTCAGTGGCCGCTTACGAAGCCGCCGCCGACTACCGGCTGTATCCCGATGCCGGGGAACCCTGGGCAGTCAGCAAGCTCTACTACAACCACGGCTTTCTGCGGGCGCGCCTGCAGCTGCTGCAGGACGAGTTCGCCAAGCACGGCCAGGAAGGCCCGTTCGCCAGCTGGCTGGCCAAGTGGGACCCCGAGATCGACATCTTCGCCGGGCGGGTGACCACCCGGGTGCTGTGCTCGGAGTACTTCAACCAGCGGGACGAGGCCCTCAAGGCGCACGCGACCCAGATCGACCCCGACGGATTCTTCTTCGCGACGCCCATAGAGTGGCAGCAGCGGTTGTGGCCCACCGAGGAGTTCGAACTGGCTCGTTCGCGGGTGCCCGCCAAATTGCCTGAAGACGACCTGTTCACCGGAATCGAGGTCTTCGAGTGA